Proteins co-encoded in one Spiroplasma gladiatoris genomic window:
- a CDS encoding MurR/RpiR family transcriptional regulator, with translation MNLREKLILVLKETHNQLKIVIINNLLECFDKNIFLPIQTISNNCFVSKSAISKFCNKLGFTGYRELVSRLKFERENYLNILDNKMEIKSYDDTKNYFINCISFFDNYKEKLLTIAELIKNDTYIVASNQLINQAKILYFYLNKKGYKVFFTEMLVANYNLDINLKNSTVLFLVGGMEVGGIFNVYHKIKYNNNIIFLTSTALSTRIDKCEVKIIFDLNNSSTSYYLRSVLVGYLIAQIINIVN, from the coding sequence ATGAATCTCAGAGAAAAACTTATTTTAGTTTTAAAAGAAACTCATAATCAATTAAAAATAGTTATAATAAACAATTTATTAGAATGTTTTGATAAAAATATTTTTCTTCCAATTCAAACAATTTCAAATAATTGTTTTGTTAGTAAATCTGCAATATCTAAGTTTTGTAATAAACTTGGTTTTACAGGTTATAGAGAATTAGTAAGTAGACTTAAATTTGAAAGAGAAAACTATTTAAATATTCTAGATAATAAAATGGAAATTAAATCATATGATGATACAAAAAATTATTTTATAAATTGTATCAGTTTTTTTGATAATTATAAAGAAAAACTACTCACAATTGCTGAACTTATTAAAAATGATACTTATATTGTTGCTTCTAATCAATTAATTAATCAAGCAAAAATACTTTATTTTTATTTAAATAAAAAAGGTTATAAAGTATTTTTTACAGAAATGCTTGTTGCTAACTACAATTTAGATATAAATTTAAAAAACTCTACAGTTTTATTTTTAGTAGGAGGAATGGAAGTTGGGGGTATATTTAATGTTTATCACAAAATAAAATACAACAATAATATTATTTTCCTTACAAGTACTGCTTTAAGTACTAGAATTGATAAATGTGAAGTTAAAATCATTTTTGATTTAAATAATTCATCAACTAGTTATTATTTGAGAAGTGTATTAGTAGGTTATTTAATAGCTCAAATAATAAATATTGTCAACTAG